In one Mycobacteroides chelonae genomic region, the following are encoded:
- a CDS encoding WhiB family transcriptional regulator, whose amino-acid sequence MPQPQQLPGPNADIWDWQMKGLCRGVDSSVFFHPDGERGRARAQREMKAKEMCRACPVLVQCRAHALAVAEPYGIWGGLSESERELILRRGIRRSA is encoded by the coding sequence ATGCCGCAGCCACAGCAATTGCCTGGGCCCAACGCAGATATTTGGGATTGGCAGATGAAGGGCCTTTGCCGAGGGGTCGATTCGTCAGTGTTCTTTCATCCCGACGGTGAACGCGGCCGCGCCCGCGCACAACGCGAGATGAAGGCCAAGGAGATGTGCCGGGCATGCCCGGTGCTGGTGCAGTGCCGCGCACATGCGCTGGCCGTCGCCGAGCCCTACGGAATCTGGGGTGGACTTTCGGAGTCCGAGCGCGAATTGATCCTGCGCCGCGGGATACGTCGCTCCGCGTAA
- a CDS encoding DUF4333 domain-containing protein has protein sequence MSRLTAVALAGLLLSGCEANFSLGSSSPELAKAKLEQGLKDGIRDKTGVALTSASCDGPLKGEKGATQRCAVVDGEGKTIGVTVTATAVQGSQISFNWKVDDQSAGSSA, from the coding sequence ATGTCACGACTGACGGCGGTTGCCCTGGCTGGGCTGTTGCTCTCGGGCTGTGAGGCGAACTTCAGCCTGGGGTCGTCGTCCCCCGAGCTCGCCAAGGCGAAGCTGGAGCAGGGGCTCAAGGACGGAATCAGGGACAAGACCGGGGTCGCGCTCACCAGTGCCTCGTGTGACGGGCCGCTGAAGGGTGAGAAGGGTGCAACGCAGCGGTGCGCGGTCGTCGACGGAGAGGGGAAGACCATCGGCGTCACGGTCACCGCGACCGCGGTCCAGGGATCGCAGATTTCTTTCAACTGGAAGGTCGACGACCAGTCGGCGGGTTCCTCCGCCTAG